The DNA region CGCAACGAGAACCTCGCGCGCAAGGTCGCGCTCGTGGAGCACCTCGAAGCGTTGGCGGCCGAGACGGACTGGGAGGGCGAGGTGGACTGGCGCGGCCTCGACAAGTCGATGGGACAGTTCCGCCGCGACTGGCGTGCCGTCGGCCCTGTCAACCGACGCGACAACAAGCCCCTGATGGAGCGTCACGATAAGGTGCGAGCCATTTTCGATGGGCGCCTCATTCCCGTGCGCGAGGAGGATCTCGAGCGACGTCGTCAGGTGGTGAGAGATCTGGCGGAATTGGCCGAGCGCGATGATCTGCGCGGCGCGGCCGATCAGGCCAAGCGTGCTCAGGCGGAGTGGACGCCGCGCGTACGCGGACCGCGCAAGGTGGAACAAGCGCTGTGGACCGATTTTCGTGCGGCGTGCGATCGCATCTTCGAGCGCCTGCGCGAGCAGCGCGAGGTGGCGCAGGGCGCGCGTGACGGTTCGCTCAAGTGTGCGCAGGAGGCCTGTGAACGAATCGATAAGGTTGCCGCGGAACTCGGTGCCCTCGGGTTCCGAGCCGAAGATCGTGCGCGGGAGGACGAGCTCGTGCGGGCCTACAGCGAGGCGCGCAGCGCCTACGCCGATGCGGGTGAGGTGCCACGGGCGAAGGAAGGGGCGCTGAAGTCCCGCTATCGCAAGGCCTGCGACAGCTTCGATACCGCCCGACGCCAACGTCGCGATGCACGCCAGCTGCAGGGGCTCAGCGCCCTGGCCGATCGCGCTGCGCTGGCTGGGGAGCTCGAGCAGGCCGTACTCGACGACGCTGCGGATCTCGCCCAGCTAGCGGAAACGGTGAGCGGCCGTTGGGACGCCTTGGAGCGCATCACCGACAAGGGCCTGGAAGCGGTGGCCGCGCGCTACGAACGCGCCTTGGCCAGCGCCGGCGGGGACGCGGCAGCGACGCAGAACCTGAGGGACTCGGTCGCCGAGAATCTACGCGAGCGCGAGCAACTGTGCCTCGAGCTGGAGATCGCCACCGGCGTCGACTCGCCCGCGCACCTGAAGGCGCAGCGCATGGCGTTCCAGATCGACCGTCTGCAGGCGTCGATGAGTGGCACGGAGAAACCGTCCAGCGCCCAGATCGAGGGCATGTTGCGTCGTTGGCATTCGCTGGGTGCGGTCAGCGTGGAGCATCGCGAGGGCTTGGAGGCCCGCTTCCAACGGGTGAGTGCGGCAGCCCTCGGCGCGAAGCGGCGCTGAGATCGATCGCCTACTGACCGGGGGTCGAGGTGGTCGGGTCTTTCTTGGCGTTGATGAATGCCAAGGGGTCGACCGCGCGACCGTCACGGTGCACCTCGAAGTGCAGGTGAGGGCCCGTCGCGCGGCCCGTCTGCCCCATCAGGGCGATTTGCTCACCGCGCTCGACCGTGGCGCCCACGGCGACCAGGTTCTTCTGGTTGTGCCCGTAGCGGGTGACCAGGCCCGCCCCGTGATTGATCTCCACCAGATTGCCGTAACCGTAGCGGGGTCCGGAGTAGACCACGACGCCCGACGCCACGGCCACGATCGGCGATCCCTCCCGGCCAGCGAAATCGATGCCGCGGTGATGCGCGCGGCGACCGGTGAAGGGGTCGTTGCGGCGACCGAAGAACGAGGAAATCCACCCCCGCGCCACGGGCATGCCTTCGGGCGTTGCCGCTTCCACCACGGCGCGCGACTGCAGTAAATCCGACAGGGCGGAGAGCTGGAGTTCTTGCTCGCCGGCGTCGCGAAGGGCGCCGGTGAGTTGATCTTGCAGGCCCGTGGACTCTTCCGGCGGCTCGAGCCACTCGATGGCCGGACCGCCCTGGGAGGGATTGTGGGCGAAGTCGAACTCCGCCGGGTCCAGCGCGGCCTGCTGCACGAGGCGGCTGCCGAGGGCGTCCAGGCGCAGCATCCTCGCTTGCAGTTCGCCCAGATGGCGGGAAAACGCCTCGTGCTCGCCAGCGCGCAGCTCGCGCAGGTCATCGAGCTGCTCGTGCGCTTCCGAAAGGGACAGGTGGAGCTGATGCTGGGTGCTGTTGAACCAGCGGGCCTGAGCCAGCATGCCGAAGGCGAAGGAAACCGCTAGGAGTCCGAGCATGAACGGACCGATCAGGCCCGTAAAGCGTAGCGCTTGCGCCGGCTCGCGTAGGTCGAACCGTCGGGTTCGCGCCCCGCGGGCGGTGACCAGCATCACTTTCATCCGTCGCTCTCCGCTCAAATCAAGGCAGTACCGTGGCCGCCATGGGGCGCAGGACTGCTCAAGTTTTAGCCTGTCACGGAGCCGCCCCGGCAACGAGGAACCGGGTCGCGAAATCGAGCGGAATCAAGGGGAAACTGGAGGCGCGGTCACGAAACCGAGCCGATCGGAGGGGGCGGGGTGAACCCGAGAGCGCCGGTGTCGGCGGTGACGCCGGCGCTCTGCAGTGAAGCCCTCAGCTGGCCGTCTTGAACTGCGCCTCTTCGGTGCTGCCGGCCAGTGCGGTGGTGGAGGAGGTGCCCGAGGTCACTACCGTCTGCACGGCGTCGAAGTAGCCGGTGCCGACGAAGGACTGGTGCTTGGTGGCGCGGAACCCGTTCTCCTCTTGCGCGAATTCACGCTGCTGCATCTGGGAGTAGGCGTACATACCGTCCTTCGCGTAGGCCTTGCTGAGCTCGAACATGCCGAGGTTCAGGTTATGCCAGCCAGCGAGGGTGATGAACTGGAACTTGTAGCCCATGCGGCCCAGTTCCTCGCGGAAGGTGCGCATGGTGTCGTCGTCGAGGTTCTTCTTCCAGTTGAAGGACGGCGAGCAGTTGTAGGCCAGCAGCTGATCGGGGTATTCGGCGTGGATCGCGTCCGCGAAGCGACGGGCCTGTTCGAGATCGGGCTTGGAGGTCTCACACCAGATCAGGTCGGCGTAGGGGGCGTAGGCGAGACCGCGTGCGATCGCCTGATCCATGCCGTTGTTGACGTTGAAGAACCCTTCGTGGGTGCGTCCACCGGACAGGAACGGCTTGTCGCGATCGTCGACGTCGGAGGTGAGCAGGTTGGCGGCGTCGGCATCCGTGCGCGCGATCACCAGCGTGGGGACTCCCATCACATCCGTCGCCAGGCGCGCTGCGACCAACTTGTTGATCGCCTCCTGGGTCGGCACCAGTACCTTGCCGCCGAGGTGACCGCACTTCTTCGCCGAGGAGAGCTGGTCCTCGAAGTGCACGCCCGCGACGCCTGCTTTGATCATCGCTTTCATCAGCTCGAAGGCATTCAGGTTGCCCCCGAAGCCGGCCTCAGCGTCGGCCACGATCGGCACCAGCCAGTCCACGGAGCTGTCGCCGTTGAGGGCGTAGATCTCGTCGGTGCGCAGGAGAGCGTTGTTGATGCGCTCCACCATCTTCGGCACGGAATCCACGGGGTAGAGGCTCTGGTCCGGGTAGACCTCACCAGCGCTGTTGCCGTCGCCGGCCACCTGCCAGCCGGAGCAGTAGATGGCGCGGAGCCCGGCCTGCACCTCTTGAATCGCCTGGTTGCCGGTCATCGCCCCGAGGCCGCAAAGGGGCTGTTCCTCGTGAATCTGCTGCCACATCTTCTCAGCGCCCAGGCGTGAGAGGGTGTACTCGATCTGCACGTGGCCGCGCAGCTTGACGACGTCCTCGGCGCTGTAGGGGCGCTCAACATTCTTCCAGCGAGGGTTGTCGCGCCATTCGGCTTCGAGTTGGCGAATTTGCTCATCACGGGAGGGGGTGGGGTTGGTCATAGGACATCGGCTCCGGGAGGGGTTCTGTAGGACCAGCAGGACTCATTCATCGCGTCGATCCGAGCGCCCGACGGTCGAAGCACGCAGCGGGGCACGGAAACATCAAGCGTCACCTTACCGCTGTCTTTCCGAAAACTTCACAATGAAAATTTCACAGTGTAAATTTAACTACAGGATGCTCAACGCTACGAATGGCTGACCCCAGCGATGCTTATGCTGGCTGTGACGCCGGTCCACCTACTTGATCGGATTTAACGATGTCGACGCTACTCAGACGCGCGCATTTTTTGGGCGCCAAGCTACGGACCCTGCGCAAGCGGCACACCTGGACCCTGGAAGAGGTGTCCACGCGCTGTTCCCGCCTGGATCCCAGCAACGCCCCCTCCGTGTCCTACCTGAGCATGATCGAAACCGGCAAACGGGTACCGTCCCGGGCGCTGCTCGATCTGCTGGCGGACGTTTTCCAAAAGCCCGCCGCTTGGTTCCTGGATGAGTCCGAGACAGCAGGCGAAGCGACCACGGGCGCGCCGGCGCTCGGCAGCGGTGCCAGCGATGTCCTGACGAGCTTCAGCCTCGAACCCCGCGCTCTGTTCTCGGAGGGACAACTCGAGCACGCCATTCCGGAACTGCTGAGCCAAACCGGCACCACAGGCTATCAGTTCGCTCAGCTACTGATTCGCACCTTCCAGGAAGCACGGCACAACAGCCTGCCCGACCTGGAACGTGCGGCAGAGGCGGTGGGGGGCAAACGCTTCCCCTTGCAGACGGACGATCTGTTCGCGCTGGCAGATCAGGTCGGCTTACGGATTCGCTGGTTCGATCGCTCACCCTTCGAGACAGGCAGCCAAGAGCAGGGGGCCGCCCACCATGCGTTGGTGCGCTCGTTCTTCGATCCCCCGAATACGATCTATCTCAACCGCCAACTCGAACGCGCCCCGGCGCGCGTAAAGTACGATGTGGCTACGCACATCGGACACAAGGTGCTGCACGGTGGCGATGGCAAGCGTTCCTTTCACACCACTGGTGGCTGGGGCGGCGGCTCGGCGCTGCAGGACGCCTACGGGATCGCTTCGCAAGAGGTGCTGTTCGCCTGGCGAGACTTCGAGTGTGGCTTCTTCGCGGACGCGCTCCTGTGCCCGCGCACGGCCTACCGCGACTTCCTTCTGCGTCATGAGTACGACATGCAAGTGGGGGTGGAGCGCCTGGATCTCACCCTGTCTGTGCTGATGCGTCGCGCCACCGCCGTCTCGCCCTATCAACACTGGCACTACCTCGATGCCTACGATGAGGGTCAGTTGCGCCATGTGTACCGAGGCAACGGCATCGCCTTGCCCTGGGGCAACATGCGCATGGTGCTCAACCCCTGTCGCCAGTGGGCGGTGTTTCGCGTGATTCGGTCGGCGGACCGAACACCCTTTGCACAGATCAGCATCATGGAGCACGAGGGGCGACGCAGCCTCTACGCCTGCGAGACCCACCAGTCGCAAGACGCCGCGGGCAATCGCCACGTGATCTGCATGGGGGTCGATTTGGGCCCGGCGCTGCAGACGCAGGATGGGGATGCGGAGTCGGTGATTTCGAGTATCGCCGAGGCGTGCCATGCCGCCGGCGGCGAGGCGCCCGTGCCCGACGAGGCGGCTGACCAGTTGGCGCGGGCGGCACGCGTGCTCAACATCGGCTGGGTGCGCCATGGCCTGCGGCGGCCGGCCAATGTGATTTGCGCGAGGAATAGCCATTGCCCGCGGAGCGCTCCGTGCCAGGGCAATCGCGCGCCGCAACCGCGTCCGTTGCTGGAGCGCGTTCGCGAGGAGATCCTGAGCGAAGTACATGCTCAACAGGTGGACGGGTAAGCCATCCCCAGTGAGCAGATCCGATAGGTTCGCGGCACAGCGGCGCAATAGAAGTCGTCTAATCGCGCTCGTGTAACCGCTCGCCGCAACCAACCGCAGCAGCGATGCAAGCGGGAGGCGCCTGCGGCATACTGGGCGGGCGCAAGCGAGGTCGTCACCTCAGCAGTCAGTAGCAGCCCCGGGGGGAAGCGGTCATGACGATTCAGCAACACGCGGTTCGATTCCTGGTGCTGTGCATGCTCGGTGCGAGCGGCACACTCGCCGCAGCAACAGCGGCGGAGGGCTGTGCTGCGGAGCGCGGCAACGAGTGTTCCGAGGAGGCACAGGCGGCAGCTGAGACGTCCGCGGGTAGCGGGGACGCTGCCGTGCCAGGCGAGGCCGATGGTGCCGCGGCTTACTCTTGGGAAGACCTTGTGGAGCTTGTGCCTGAGCTTCGCGACTACAAACTGTCCTATCAGGGCGATGCTGGGGGGGAGGGCGAGGACAACTACCTCGTGTGCCGCAAATTCAAGGTGACGGGCACCCACATCCCGAAGCGGCGCTGCGCCCCACTTCTGCAGTTCATGGCCTACAAGCTGGCGCAACGACGACGCGCGGAAGCCACCAGAGTGAACATCCTATTGCTCCCGAGTAAGCCACCGCCGGTAATCCTCCAGTAGGCGGCGCCCCCCGCATCGCCCGGTGACCCTCCCGGCAGGGCGAATCTGGTCGCGGGCGTCCCGCGCCTGAACGGCGGCGTTTCGATCGTCCTGCCTTGAGCAGAGCGGACGCTACAGTGGTAGCATCCCGACCCCAAGTGGGTGTAAGCGACGGACATAACAACGATTTCCAGTCGCCGCCCGAGATCCCCACGGGCCAGGACGCGCAGATTGGACGGCGATACCGCACACAACGTACCCAGCGAGCTGTCGCGCCTGCGACGCTTCACCGCGATCGGCATCTTCAACACCGGCGTGGACCTGGCGGTCTTCTCTTTACTGCGGCTGGTGTTGGAATCCCCCTTGTTGGTGGCGAACTCCGCGGGCTTCAGCTGTGCCGTTACCACCGGCTTCTTCCTGAACCGGCGCTGGACCTTCGCCGATCGCCGCCACCACCACCCGATGGCGCGTCAGTACCTGGTGTTCCTGGTCTTGGCGATCGGCGGGCTGACCGTGTCCAACGCGGTCGTCTGGTGGTTGTCGCAGAGCATTCCGGACATGACGGCCAAGCTGGCGTCCTTCGTGTTCATCTTCGCCTGGAACTACACCACCTCGCGACTGATCGTCTTCCGGCGCAATCCTGACTTCTGCGCCTAGTTGCCAAGCGGCTCACTAGCGCGACCTGAAGGCGCCCTCGACCCCGCAGCACGCAAGAATCGGACAGCGTTGCCCGCAATGCACCGGTACGCTGCGCCGTGGTGAGAGACGCCGGGGGAGGAGGGCAACCGTCGTGAGTAGCGCAGCAATTCGACCGATGACCCCACGCGAGTGGGCGATGCTCCTGGCCCTGTCGGTGCTGTGGGGCGGGTCGTACTTCTTCATCGAGCTCGCCGTCACTGCCTTGCCGCCTATGACCGTTGTGGCCGCACGCTTGGTGCTGGCGGCGATGATCTTGCTCCTGGCGCTACGCGTGGCGGGGCTGCGTCTCCCGCGGGAGCCCGAACTCTGGGGGGCTCTCCTGTGCATGGGAGCGCTGAACAACGTGGTGCCCTTCACCCTGATCGTCTGGGGGCAGACGCACATCACTAGCGGCCTCGCTTCGATCCTCAACGGTACGGCGCCGCTCTTCACGGTGGTGATCGCCCACGCGGTCACCTCAGATGAGAAGCTCACGGCCTCGAGGTTGGTGGGCGTGCTACTGGGGCTGGTAGGCGTGGCCGAGATGGTGGGCGTGTCGTCCCTGCGCTCCCTCGGGGTGACCAACCTCGCCCAGCTGGCCGTGTTAGGGGCGGCCCTCTCCTACGCTTGTGCCGGCATCTACGGCCGTCGCTTCAAGGCGGCGGGTATCGGTCCGCTGGCCACCGCCACCGGGCAGGTGATCGCGTCCAGCCTGGTCATGGTGCCCCTGGCGTTGGTGGTGGATCAGCCCTGGTCCCTGCCTTGGCCGGTACCGCTCACAGCCCTCGGGGCCGTGGTCGCCCTCGCCGTGCTGTCCACGGCGCTCGCCTACATTCTGTACTTCCGAATTCTGGCGACGGCGGGGCCGACCAACCTGATCCTCGTGACCTTCCTGATCCCAGTCACTGCCATCGTCCTGGGTGTCGCGATCCTGGGCGAGCACCTGTACCGCCGGGAAGTGCTCGGCATGCTACTGATCGGCGGAGGATTGGCGGCCATCGACGGACGGCCGCTGCGCTGGGTGCAGCAGGGGCTGCTGGCGAGACGGTGACGGACCGGGATGAAGGCCCCCCGTAGGACCGCCGCGCCGTTCCGTGTAAGCTGCGCGGCGAAATCAACTTACGCACGGAGAGCGCAGGGATGCGCAAGTACATCATCAAGGGCGGTAAGCACCTGCTTCGCTGGTTCGGGGAGTTCCAGGCCAAGCACTCCAAGGTGCCGACAACACCGTTCATCGACAACGCCGTATTTCCCTGGGTGCCGGCGCTCGAGGCCGAGTCGAGGGCGATTCGCGCGGAACTCGATCAGCTCCTGGAGCACCCCGAAGACATTCCCGCCTTCCACCAGCTCTCGCCGGACCAGAAGCGCATCTCGAAGGGCAATAACTGGAAGACCTTCGGCTTCTACGTGATGGGCAACCGCCTGGAGGAGAACTGTGCCGTGTGCCCGCAGACGGCGGCCGCGCTGGAGCGGATCCCTGATCTGCAGAACGCTTGGTTCTCGATCCTCGCGCCTGAGTTCCACATCCTGCCCCACCGGGGCCCGACGCGGGCGTTGGTCCGCGTGCACTTAGCCCTGCGCGTGCCCGAGCGCGCCGAGGACTGCTGGATTCGCGTCGACGAGGAGCGCTACCACTGGCGCGAGGGCGAGGTCGTACTCTTCGATGACACCTACGAACATGAGGTCTACAACAACACCGATGAAGTGCGTGTGGTGCTGTTCATCGACGTGCTGCGACCTATGGATCGCGTTGGGCAATGGGTCAACGGCACCTTGCTGGCGCTGTTGAAGTCATCCACCTACGTGAAGAAGCCGCTAGAGAATCTGCGGGAGTGGAATCGCACGCATCCGCCGCGCGGCAACGCTGGCTGACCGCCTCAGGCCGGACTCGCGCCGCAGGGGTGGAGCTCGACGGTGGTGTGCACGAGGCCCAGCTCCTGCGGTAGTCGGGCCTTCACTTGGTCGGGCGTCAACCCATCGTGGCTGACCAGTACGATCTCTGCCGCGTAGATTCCCGGGCCGACGCTCCAGACGTGCAGGTCGCCCACTCGGTCGTCGCTCTGGCCTTCTAGGGAGCTGCGCACCTGCTCGGCGAGGTCACGCGCCTGCGTGTCCAGTAGCGTGGCACTCGTCGTGCGCAGGAGCCCGATCGACCAGCGGGCGACGAGAACGGCGCCTACGATGCCCATCAACGGGTCCATCCACGCCCAACCGAGGAACTTGCCGGCCACGAGCGCCGCGATGGCGAGGAGGGAGGTTAGGGCGTCCGCCAGGACGTGGAAGTAGGCCGCCCGCAGGTTGTGGTCCGACCCGCCGTGGTGGTGATGATGGTGGCCATGGGCATCGTGGTGATGGTCATGCGAGTGGCCGTGCTCATGGTGATGATCGTTAGCTCCAAGGACGAAGACCGAGAGTCCGTTGACGACCAGACCGACGCAGGCCACGGCGATCGCCTGATCGAAGGCGATGGGAATGGGCACCACCAAGCGTGTGACGCTCTCCCATGCCATCGTCGCGCTGAACACGGCGAGCAGCATCGCGCCCGCGAAGCCCCCGAGGGCGTTCACCTTCCCGGTGCCGAAGCTGAAGCGGGCGTCCGCGGCGTGCCGACGCGCGTAAGCGTAGGCGAACGCCGTGATCCCCAAGGCCACGGTGTGGGACGCCATGTGTAGGCCGTCAGCGAGCAAGGCCATGGAGCCTGACAGGATGCCCGTGGTGACCTCGACCACCATGGTGATGGCGGTGAGGGCGATGACGATCAGGGTGCGGTTCTCGCCGGGGCGCTTCGCGTCCTGGCCGAAGACGTGGGCGTGGGAGAACCGGTGCATGTTATGGGTATGCATGTCGCTGTACGGCGCTGGCCACTTAGTCGCTGCTGGATAAGTCAGATCCTACCCTAGGGCTCTCGCGGCTGTCGGTCGCCGTCCCGCTCCTCGTCGGGAGCTTCTTGAGTGGTGTGGCGGAGTAGGGCGCCTTCGAAGGTGGCTGCGGTGCGAGCGATGAAGGGGCGATAGAGGTAGCGCAGCACCCTGCCGGGCACCCAGCGCCCCCGCTCTTCGAGTGCGACGCGTGCACGAGGATGGTCCAGCAAGGCACGGATGCCGCGTTTGATGCGCGGTAGCTGTGAGTGGTACTCGATGCGCTCCAGGTGCTTCAGGTTCTTGTAGCCGTAGTGGGCGGGTGCGATCAGGCGTACCGGAGCGCCGTGGCGCGTGTCCAGCGCTGCGCCGTTGAGCTCGGTGGCGAGCAGCACATCCTCGTGGAGTACGTCCTCGAGGGGCAACGAGGTCCTGTAGCCGTCCTGCCCGAAGAACACGAGCCCTGCGCGTGCGCC from Pseudomonadota bacterium includes:
- a CDS encoding DMT family transporter — protein: MTPREWAMLLALSVLWGGSYFFIELAVTALPPMTVVAARLVLAAMILLLALRVAGLRLPREPELWGALLCMGALNNVVPFTLIVWGQTHITSGLASILNGTAPLFTVVIAHAVTSDEKLTASRLVGVLLGLVGVAEMVGVSSLRSLGVTNLAQLAVLGAALSYACAGIYGRRFKAAGIGPLATATGQVIASSLVMVPLALVVDQPWSLPWPVPLTALGAVVALAVLSTALAYILYFRILATAGPTNLILVTFLIPVTAIVLGVAILGEHLYRREVLGMLLIGGGLAAIDGRPLRWVQQGLLARR
- a CDS encoding M23 family metallopeptidase, yielding MKVMLVTARGARTRRFDLREPAQALRFTGLIGPFMLGLLAVSFAFGMLAQARWFNSTQHQLHLSLSEAHEQLDDLRELRAGEHEAFSRHLGELQARMLRLDALGSRLVQQAALDPAEFDFAHNPSQGGPAIEWLEPPEESTGLQDQLTGALRDAGEQELQLSALSDLLQSRAVVEAATPEGMPVARGWISSFFGRRNDPFTGRRAHHRGIDFAGREGSPIVAVASGVVVYSGPRYGYGNLVEINHGAGLVTRYGHNQKNLVAVGATVERGEQIALMGQTGRATGPHLHFEVHRDGRAVDPLAFINAKKDPTTSTPGQ
- a CDS encoding aspartyl/asparaginyl beta-hydroxylase domain-containing protein, whose amino-acid sequence is MRKYIIKGGKHLLRWFGEFQAKHSKVPTTPFIDNAVFPWVPALEAESRAIRAELDQLLEHPEDIPAFHQLSPDQKRISKGNNWKTFGFYVMGNRLEENCAVCPQTAAALERIPDLQNAWFSILAPEFHILPHRGPTRALVRVHLALRVPERAEDCWIRVDEERYHWREGEVVLFDDTYEHEVYNNTDEVRVVLFIDVLRPMDRVGQWVNGTLLALLKSSTYVKKPLENLREWNRTHPPRGNAG
- the aceA gene encoding isocitrate lyase; amino-acid sequence: MTNPTPSRDEQIRQLEAEWRDNPRWKNVERPYSAEDVVKLRGHVQIEYTLSRLGAEKMWQQIHEEQPLCGLGAMTGNQAIQEVQAGLRAIYCSGWQVAGDGNSAGEVYPDQSLYPVDSVPKMVERINNALLRTDEIYALNGDSSVDWLVPIVADAEAGFGGNLNAFELMKAMIKAGVAGVHFEDQLSSAKKCGHLGGKVLVPTQEAINKLVAARLATDVMGVPTLVIARTDADAANLLTSDVDDRDKPFLSGGRTHEGFFNVNNGMDQAIARGLAYAPYADLIWCETSKPDLEQARRFADAIHAEYPDQLLAYNCSPSFNWKKNLDDDTMRTFREELGRMGYKFQFITLAGWHNLNLGMFELSKAYAKDGMYAYSQMQQREFAQEENGFRATKHQSFVGTGYFDAVQTVVTSGTSSTTALAGSTEEAQFKTAS
- a CDS encoding molybdopterin-dependent oxidoreductase; the protein is MAELDLRVDSLPRATLERALHCVTTWSHLHNRWTGVRFRDVFARVIQDSVDTPGARAGLVFFGQDGYRTSLPLEDVLHEDVLLATELNGAALDTRHGAPVRLIAPAHYGYKNLKHLERIEYHSQLPRIKRGIRALLDHPRARVALEERGRWVPGRVLRYLYRPFIARTAATFEGALLRHTTQEAPDEERDGDRQPREP
- a CDS encoding GtrA family protein → MDGDTAHNVPSELSRLRRFTAIGIFNTGVDLAVFSLLRLVLESPLLVANSAGFSCAVTTGFFLNRRWTFADRRHHHPMARQYLVFLVLAIGGLTVSNAVVWWLSQSIPDMTAKLASFVFIFAWNYTTSRLIVFRRNPDFCA
- a CDS encoding DUF3612 domain-containing protein: MSTLLRRAHFLGAKLRTLRKRHTWTLEEVSTRCSRLDPSNAPSVSYLSMIETGKRVPSRALLDLLADVFQKPAAWFLDESETAGEATTGAPALGSGASDVLTSFSLEPRALFSEGQLEHAIPELLSQTGTTGYQFAQLLIRTFQEARHNSLPDLERAAEAVGGKRFPLQTDDLFALADQVGLRIRWFDRSPFETGSQEQGAAHHALVRSFFDPPNTIYLNRQLERAPARVKYDVATHIGHKVLHGGDGKRSFHTTGGWGGGSALQDAYGIASQEVLFAWRDFECGFFADALLCPRTAYRDFLLRHEYDMQVGVERLDLTLSVLMRRATAVSPYQHWHYLDAYDEGQLRHVYRGNGIALPWGNMRMVLNPCRQWAVFRVIRSADRTPFAQISIMEHEGRRSLYACETHQSQDAAGNRHVICMGVDLGPALQTQDGDAESVISSIAEACHAAGGEAPVPDEAADQLARAARVLNIGWVRHGLRRPANVICARNSHCPRSAPCQGNRAPQPRPLLERVREEILSEVHAQQVDG
- the dmeF gene encoding CDF family Co(II)/Ni(II) efflux transporter DmeF, with amino-acid sequence MHTHNMHRFSHAHVFGQDAKRPGENRTLIVIALTAITMVVEVTTGILSGSMALLADGLHMASHTVALGITAFAYAYARRHAADARFSFGTGKVNALGGFAGAMLLAVFSATMAWESVTRLVVPIPIAFDQAIAVACVGLVVNGLSVFVLGANDHHHEHGHSHDHHHDAHGHHHHHHGGSDHNLRAAYFHVLADALTSLLAIAALVAGKFLGWAWMDPLMGIVGAVLVARWSIGLLRTTSATLLDTQARDLAEQVRSSLEGQSDDRVGDLHVWSVGPGIYAAEIVLVSHDGLTPDQVKARLPQELGLVHTTVELHPCGASPA